A single window of Nocardioides kongjuensis DNA harbors:
- a CDS encoding MarP family serine protease: protein MNVLDWLLVVLVAAYALSGYWQGFITGAFATIGLLSGGLGGILLAPLVLSSLEPSLAVSLGALFIVILCASLGQAVLQYAGARVRERITWQPARALDAIGGALLSGLAVLLVAWALGVAISGTRIGSVTSMVRSSVVLSKVNEVLPESAPNALQAFNNVVGTGFFPRYLEPFAPERIVEVAPGPADLPGTEQVKATRSSVVKIRGANDCGRGVEGTGFVFAPDRVMTNAHVVAGVDDPEVSIGGGTELARVVLYDRELDIAVLALETDDAPVLRFDTTVGAEDPVAIVGYPQDGPFDVQTGRVRAMQNLRSPDIYGNGTVVREVYSLRGLVRPGNSGGPIVTPQGKVAGVVFAASVTDPETGYALTAQQVQSSARAGTAPGTDDGEVDTGDCAS from the coding sequence GTGAACGTCCTCGACTGGCTGCTCGTCGTCCTCGTTGCGGCGTACGCCCTGTCCGGCTACTGGCAGGGCTTCATCACCGGCGCCTTCGCGACGATCGGCCTGCTCTCGGGCGGCCTCGGCGGGATCCTGCTCGCGCCCCTCGTCCTCAGCAGCCTCGAGCCGTCCCTGGCGGTCTCGCTCGGTGCGCTGTTCATCGTGATCCTGTGCGCCTCGCTGGGCCAGGCCGTGCTGCAGTACGCCGGTGCCCGGGTCCGGGAGCGGATCACCTGGCAGCCCGCGCGGGCGCTCGACGCCATCGGCGGCGCGCTGCTCAGCGGGCTCGCCGTCCTGCTCGTCGCCTGGGCGCTGGGCGTCGCGATCTCCGGCACCCGGATCGGCTCGGTCACCTCGATGGTGCGCAGCTCGGTCGTGCTCTCGAAGGTCAACGAGGTGCTGCCGGAGTCGGCGCCCAACGCGCTGCAGGCCTTCAACAACGTCGTCGGCACCGGCTTCTTCCCCCGCTACCTCGAGCCGTTCGCCCCCGAGCGGATCGTCGAGGTGGCGCCCGGGCCGGCCGACCTGCCGGGCACCGAGCAGGTCAAGGCGACCCGGTCCAGCGTGGTCAAGATCCGTGGCGCCAACGACTGCGGTCGCGGCGTCGAGGGCACCGGCTTCGTCTTCGCGCCCGACCGCGTGATGACCAACGCCCACGTCGTGGCCGGCGTCGACGACCCCGAGGTCAGCATCGGCGGCGGCACCGAGCTCGCCCGGGTCGTGCTCTACGACCGCGAGCTCGACATCGCCGTCCTGGCGCTGGAGACCGACGACGCACCGGTGCTCAGGTTCGACACCACCGTCGGCGCCGAGGATCCGGTCGCGATCGTCGGCTACCCGCAGGACGGCCCGTTCGACGTCCAGACCGGCCGCGTCCGGGCGATGCAGAACCTCCGCTCGCCCGACATCTACGGCAACGGCACCGTGGTCCGCGAGGTCTACTCCCTGCGTGGCCTGGTCCGCCCCGGCAACTCCGGCGGCCCGATCGTCACGCCGCAGGGCAAGGTCGCCGGCGTCGTCTTCGCCGCCTCGGTGACCGACCCGGAGACCGGCTACGCGCTGACCGCCCAGCAGGTGCAGTCCAGCGCCCGGGCCGGCACCGCCCCCGGCACCGACGACGGCGAGGTCGACACCGGCGACTGCGCCTCGTAG
- a CDS encoding enoyl-CoA hydratase/isomerase family protein: MTETFVRYEYADGVARITLADGERGNPIHHGSVAQLHDAVRSAARDGARVVVLAAEGRFFSVGGDLGAFAGADDVAGFIDDLAEALHRVVSELVRSDAIVVSAVQGTAAGAGFPLAAAADVVIAADGAKFSLAYTKVGLSPDGGSSLLVHSLGLHRALRLALLGDLLTAQDAYDAGLVARVVPADELAATVDQVVDGLAAGSATANAAAKRLLREVAAPTPETALRKESLSIRTLAESPDGREGVAAFVEKRAPKFNG, translated from the coding sequence ATGACCGAGACCTTCGTGCGCTACGAGTACGCCGACGGCGTCGCCCGGATCACCCTCGCCGACGGCGAGCGTGGCAACCCGATCCATCACGGCTCGGTCGCCCAGCTGCACGACGCGGTCCGGTCCGCGGCGCGCGACGGCGCGCGCGTCGTCGTGCTCGCTGCCGAGGGCCGGTTCTTCTCCGTCGGGGGAGACCTCGGCGCCTTCGCCGGCGCCGACGACGTGGCCGGATTCATCGACGACCTCGCCGAGGCGCTGCACCGCGTCGTCAGCGAGCTGGTCCGCTCCGACGCCATCGTCGTCAGCGCCGTCCAGGGCACGGCCGCGGGCGCCGGCTTCCCTCTCGCCGCCGCGGCCGACGTCGTGATCGCCGCCGACGGCGCGAAGTTCAGCCTCGCCTACACCAAGGTCGGTCTCTCGCCCGACGGCGGCAGCTCGCTGCTCGTCCACAGCCTCGGCCTGCACCGCGCGCTGCGCCTGGCCCTGCTCGGCGACCTGCTCACCGCCCAGGACGCGTACGACGCCGGCCTGGTCGCGCGCGTCGTACCCGCTGACGAGCTCGCCGCCACCGTCGACCAGGTCGTCGACGGCCTCGCCGCCGGCTCCGCCACCGCGAACGCCGCCGCCAAGCGGCTGCTGCGCGAGGTCGCCGCGCCGACGCCGGAGACCGCGCTGCGCAAGGAGTCCCTGTCGATCCGCACCCTCGCCGAGAGCCCCGACGGGCGTGAGGGTGTGGCCGCGTTCGTGGAGAAGCGGGCGCCCAAGTTCAACGGGTGA
- a CDS encoding oxygenase MpaB family protein, giving the protein MAKTLWRDRNESLDPETDYVEIYQNLALYEFTWDLTQALSFALFRTYAVPSIGRLLDETGAFTGAVQKRYDDTALLLEAPFVHGFDSEAGRTAMRRINQMHRMYDISNDDFRYVLSTFVVVPKRWLDDYGWRALTDTELRASVNYYRALGRHMGIKDIPETYDAFMHLMDDYERTHFDFDAGGRRVADSTLHLLTTFYPRPLRKPVELFSRALMDQPLLDAFAYTDPGPVVRRLSVGAMRARARLLRWTPSNRVPTYTADLPRIKSYPDGFQLSDLGTFPVPGVGGCPVRHDASA; this is encoded by the coding sequence ATGGCCAAGACGCTGTGGCGGGACCGGAACGAGTCGCTCGACCCGGAGACGGACTACGTCGAGATCTACCAGAACCTGGCGCTCTACGAGTTCACCTGGGACCTCACCCAGGCACTGAGCTTCGCGCTGTTCCGGACCTACGCCGTGCCGAGCATCGGCCGGCTCCTCGACGAGACCGGCGCGTTCACGGGCGCCGTCCAGAAGCGGTACGACGACACGGCGCTGCTCCTCGAGGCGCCGTTCGTCCACGGCTTCGACTCCGAGGCCGGCCGGACCGCGATGCGGCGGATCAACCAGATGCACCGCATGTACGACATCTCCAACGACGACTTCCGCTACGTGCTGTCGACCTTCGTCGTGGTCCCCAAGCGCTGGCTCGACGACTACGGCTGGCGCGCGCTCACCGACACCGAGCTGCGCGCGAGCGTCAACTACTACCGCGCGCTCGGGCGGCACATGGGGATCAAGGACATCCCGGAGACCTACGACGCGTTCATGCACCTGATGGACGACTACGAGCGCACGCACTTCGACTTCGACGCGGGCGGGCGACGGGTCGCCGACTCCACGCTGCACCTGCTCACGACCTTCTACCCGCGCCCGCTGCGCAAGCCGGTCGAGCTGTTCAGCCGCGCGCTGATGGACCAGCCGCTGCTCGACGCGTTCGCCTACACCGACCCCGGCCCGGTGGTCCGCCGGCTCAGTGTCGGTGCGATGCGGGCCCGGGCCCGGCTGCTGCGCTGGACGCCGTCGAACCGGGTGCCGACGTACACGGCCGACCTGCCGCGGATCAAGAGCTACCCCGACGGGTTCCAGCTCTCCGACCTCGGCACCTTCCCGGTGCCCGGCGTCGGCGGGTGCCCCGTGCGGCACGACGCATCGGCCTGA